In the Arthrobacter zhaoxinii genome, one interval contains:
- a CDS encoding substrate-binding domain-containing protein, producing the protein MPAVLKKRKMLITAGAFLAVGSLVTGCTAGDDEGDSQPSNASVEGNQAEGDSVVIGFSGPAADHGWLGAINSAALDAAEEMPDVDLRVAEGTNDANLQISQVEQFINDGVDAIVLLPTDGAALTQVATQATEAGITVINVDREFSSPAAARATVLGDNYGMGVSAGNYICEKLGGNDDAVVAEIAGVDSLPLTQDRSQGFADALETCGLDVDNRVAADFTIAGGEATTSQLLSAAPKIDAIWNHDDDQGVGVLAAIDNAGRDEFFMVGGAGSANAMREIQSGESVLEATVIYPSTQAADGIRLARLIVQDKAMSDLVEVEVPKRIVLNAPVVTQENVEEYLPTAFES; encoded by the coding sequence ATGCCCGCAGTTCTCAAGAAACGGAAAATGCTCATCACCGCCGGTGCCTTCCTGGCTGTAGGTTCGCTGGTCACCGGGTGCACAGCAGGCGATGACGAAGGTGACAGCCAGCCCTCAAATGCATCGGTTGAAGGGAATCAGGCCGAAGGGGACTCAGTAGTCATTGGATTCTCGGGACCGGCTGCTGACCACGGTTGGCTCGGTGCCATCAACAGTGCTGCTCTCGATGCGGCGGAGGAGATGCCGGACGTAGACCTGAGAGTGGCCGAAGGTACCAATGATGCCAACCTTCAAATCAGCCAGGTGGAACAGTTCATCAACGACGGAGTTGATGCCATTGTGCTGCTGCCGACGGATGGTGCGGCCCTGACCCAGGTCGCAACGCAGGCCACCGAGGCCGGCATCACCGTGATCAATGTTGACCGTGAGTTCTCCAGCCCTGCCGCAGCCCGTGCCACCGTCCTGGGGGACAACTACGGCATGGGCGTGAGCGCCGGTAACTACATCTGCGAGAAGCTGGGCGGGAATGACGACGCCGTCGTCGCGGAAATCGCCGGGGTCGACTCCCTGCCGCTGACCCAGGACCGCAGTCAGGGATTCGCAGACGCCCTCGAAACCTGCGGACTGGACGTGGATAACCGGGTGGCAGCGGACTTCACGATTGCGGGCGGCGAAGCGACAACGTCGCAGCTGCTGTCCGCCGCCCCGAAGATTGACGCCATCTGGAACCACGACGACGATCAGGGCGTCGGGGTCCTCGCCGCGATCGACAACGCCGGCCGGGATGAGTTCTTCATGGTCGGCGGTGCCGGATCAGCTAATGCCATGCGCGAAATCCAGTCCGGGGAAAGCGTCCTGGAGGCCACGGTGATCTATCCCTCCACCCAGGCTGCGGACGGCATTCGCCTGGCCAGGCTGATCGTGCAGGACAAGGCAATGAGCGACCTCGTGGAAGTCGAAGTCCCGAAGCGCATTGTCCTGAATGCGCCGGTGGTCACGCAGGAAAACGTCGAGGAGTACCTGCCGACCGCCTTCGAATCCTAG
- a CDS encoding peptide chain release factor 3, with translation MSQQVSTPVSATATKEIVRESARRRTFAVISHPDAGKSTLTEALALHARVIGTAGATNGKENRRETVSDWMQMEKDRGISISSTALQFAYRDTVINLLDTPGHADFSEDTYRVLAAVDCAVMLVDAAKGLETQTMKLFEVCRARNLPIITVINKWDRPGLDPLALMDEITERTGLEPMPLTWAVGIAGDFRGVWDLQKDEYVHFERQNSGASLAKEEHFSPEDALAREGDVWTDSLDEAELVIDGREFDRNKFLDAKATPILFSSAALNFGVKQILDALVDLAPSASAREDKDGGLRPVEAPFSGFVFKVQAGMNKAHRDHVAFIRVCSGIFERGMVVTHSNTGKTFATKYAQHLFGREREVIDQAYPGDVVGLVNASALRVGDSLYVEEPVEYPPIPFFSPEHFRVARSQDPSRYKQFRRGIDQLEHEGIIQVLRSDRRGDQAPVLAAVGPMQFEVVEDRMTQDFNAPMRYEQLSYSLARLTTADAAEKLSNVHGAEVLVRTDGAFVAVFNDVWALRRVEKNHPDISLTVIGTESPNSRGY, from the coding sequence GTGTCCCAACAGGTTTCCACCCCCGTCAGCGCCACCGCCACCAAAGAGATCGTTCGGGAGTCCGCCCGCCGGCGCACCTTTGCCGTGATCTCGCACCCCGACGCCGGTAAGTCCACGCTCACCGAAGCGCTGGCCCTGCACGCCCGGGTGATCGGCACGGCCGGTGCCACCAACGGCAAGGAAAACCGCCGCGAAACGGTCTCCGACTGGATGCAGATGGAAAAGGACCGCGGCATCTCCATCAGCTCCACGGCCCTGCAGTTCGCCTACCGCGACACCGTGATCAACCTGCTGGACACCCCCGGCCACGCCGACTTCTCCGAGGACACCTACCGCGTCCTCGCAGCCGTCGACTGCGCCGTGATGCTGGTGGATGCTGCCAAGGGACTGGAAACCCAGACCATGAAGCTGTTCGAGGTCTGCCGTGCCCGGAACCTGCCCATCATCACCGTGATCAACAAGTGGGACCGGCCGGGCCTGGATCCGCTGGCCCTGATGGACGAGATCACCGAACGCACCGGCCTGGAGCCGATGCCGCTGACCTGGGCCGTGGGCATTGCCGGCGATTTCCGCGGCGTGTGGGACCTGCAGAAGGACGAATACGTCCACTTCGAACGGCAGAACTCCGGTGCCTCGCTGGCCAAGGAAGAGCACTTCAGCCCCGAAGATGCCCTGGCCCGCGAAGGTGACGTCTGGACCGATTCGCTGGACGAAGCCGAACTGGTCATCGACGGGCGCGAGTTCGACCGCAACAAGTTCCTGGACGCCAAGGCCACCCCCATCCTCTTCTCCTCCGCAGCCCTGAACTTCGGCGTGAAGCAGATCCTGGACGCACTGGTGGACCTTGCGCCGTCGGCCTCCGCCCGCGAGGACAAGGACGGCGGACTCCGTCCCGTCGAGGCGCCGTTCTCCGGCTTCGTCTTCAAGGTGCAGGCCGGCATGAACAAGGCCCACCGCGACCACGTGGCATTCATCCGCGTCTGCTCCGGCATCTTTGAACGCGGCATGGTGGTCACGCACTCCAATACCGGCAAAACGTTCGCCACCAAGTACGCCCAGCACCTGTTCGGCCGCGAACGCGAAGTCATTGACCAGGCCTACCCGGGCGACGTCGTCGGGCTGGTCAACGCCTCGGCCCTGCGGGTGGGTGACAGCCTCTATGTCGAGGAACCGGTGGAATACCCGCCTATTCCGTTCTTCTCCCCCGAACACTTCCGCGTGGCCCGGTCCCAGGACCCCAGCCGCTACAAGCAGTTCCGCCGCGGCATAGACCAGCTCGAGCACGAGGGCATCATCCAGGTGCTGCGCTCGGACCGGCGCGGCGATCAGGCTCCGGTCCTGGCCGCCGTCGGCCCGATGCAGTTCGAAGTGGTCGAGGACCGCATGACGCAGGACTTTAATGCGCCCATGCGCTATGAGCAGCTCTCCTACTCGCTGGCCCGGCTCACCACGGCAGACGCCGCCGAAAAACTCAGCAACGTACACGGCGCCGAAGTGCTGGTGCGGACCGACGGCGCCTTCGTGGCCGTGTTCAACGATGTCTGGGCACTGCGCCGGGTGGAAAAGAACCACCCGGACATCAGCCTGACCGTCATCGGCACCGAATCACCCAACAGCCGCGGCTACTAG
- a CDS encoding MFS transporter → MNPAGPVTGTNRDVLRVPGFRRLALAWVFSNFGDSVLFLTAAIWVKQLTGSDAAAGLVFAALGLPALLAPFTGRLADRYRRRPLLILNNLAAGVVVLALLAVRDVSSVWLVYTVIPVYAVSSYITGAAQSGLLRDLLDTRLLAPANGILSSIDQSLRIVSPLAGAAMLALWGMDPVVLLASGCFLTAALVLATLKLAETVHLPDAAESFWHSTTAGIRFMARHPLLGRALLTLGIAIGATGILNVTVFATVEQGLGRPPEFLSILLGVQGDMAVLGGVTASLVIRRIGVRSCMVLGVILLSAGVLGTALTMLPLVLAAAAAAGAGASWLIIAFVTLRQTETPPGMQGRTAAVTQVMVNLPQVAASVIAAVLIGVLPYQVLVTAMGAGCLLAAAPLLSRRARLHTPDATDSDDGNAAAVTTTTAPAPPS, encoded by the coding sequence GTGAACCCGGCGGGGCCGGTGACCGGCACCAACCGTGACGTCCTGCGAGTCCCCGGGTTCCGCAGACTCGCGCTCGCCTGGGTGTTCTCCAACTTCGGCGACTCGGTGCTGTTCCTGACTGCAGCCATCTGGGTCAAACAGCTCACCGGCAGCGACGCCGCGGCGGGCCTCGTGTTCGCTGCTCTCGGCCTGCCGGCCCTGCTTGCCCCCTTCACCGGCCGCCTCGCGGACCGCTACCGGCGCAGGCCGCTGCTCATCCTGAACAACCTGGCCGCCGGCGTCGTCGTCCTGGCCCTCCTGGCGGTCCGCGACGTCAGTTCCGTCTGGCTGGTCTACACAGTGATACCGGTGTATGCCGTCAGCTCATATATCACCGGCGCCGCGCAGTCCGGGCTGCTGCGTGACCTCCTGGATACCCGCCTGCTCGCCCCGGCAAACGGCATCCTCAGCAGCATTGACCAGTCGCTGCGCATCGTCTCGCCCCTGGCGGGAGCCGCGATGCTCGCTCTGTGGGGAATGGATCCCGTGGTGCTGCTGGCCAGCGGCTGCTTCCTCACGGCGGCACTGGTCCTCGCCACCCTGAAACTCGCCGAAACGGTCCACCTGCCGGATGCGGCGGAGAGTTTCTGGCACAGCACGACGGCGGGCATCCGGTTTATGGCCCGGCATCCGCTGCTCGGCCGCGCCCTGTTGACGCTGGGCATTGCTATCGGCGCCACCGGAATCCTCAACGTGACCGTCTTCGCCACTGTGGAGCAGGGGCTGGGCAGGCCGCCGGAATTTCTCAGCATCCTGCTGGGGGTGCAGGGGGATATGGCCGTTCTGGGCGGGGTCACGGCGAGCCTGGTGATCCGGCGGATCGGAGTGCGCTCCTGCATGGTCCTCGGCGTCATCCTGCTGTCCGCAGGCGTCCTGGGCACCGCGCTTACCATGCTGCCGCTGGTCCTCGCCGCCGCCGCTGCAGCGGGCGCCGGTGCCTCATGGCTGATCATCGCCTTCGTCACGCTGCGGCAGACCGAGACCCCGCCCGGCATGCAGGGCCGGACCGCAGCGGTGACGCAGGTGATGGTGAACCTGCCGCAGGTCGCAGCCTCGGTGATTGCGGCGGTGCTGATCGGCGTCCTGCCGTACCAGGTACTGGTCACGGCCATGGGTGCCGGCTGCCTGCTGGCGGCGGCACCCCTGCTTTCCCGCCGTGCGCGGTTGCACACCCCGGATGCCACGGACAGTGACGACGGCAACGCAGCCGCGGTGACGACGACGACGGCACCCGCCCCGCCGTCATAG
- a CDS encoding winged helix-turn-helix domain-containing protein: MTSTPDPADTVPKQHAATPGASGEQVFADPVQIRALAHPVRLELLGHLDDVGTATATECAAAIGESVASCSYHLRILARHGFIEQVQRQGREKPWKPVSLHRSHVIDPEAPGSVHAVSAVAAIEVDRQLKRIQSWLRRSPALPPEDLEVSTVHEARTYATHEEILQLREELWHLAQRFEGRWENPEQRPEGAVPVRLFSVLNVDPGQE; this comes from the coding sequence ATGACTTCGACACCGGACCCGGCGGATACCGTCCCGAAGCAGCACGCGGCCACCCCGGGAGCGTCCGGCGAGCAGGTGTTCGCCGATCCGGTGCAGATCCGCGCCCTGGCCCATCCGGTCCGGCTGGAACTGCTCGGGCACCTGGACGACGTCGGCACTGCGACGGCGACCGAGTGCGCCGCAGCGATCGGCGAATCCGTGGCCAGCTGTTCCTACCACCTGCGCATCCTGGCCAGGCACGGCTTCATCGAACAGGTCCAGCGGCAGGGGCGCGAAAAACCGTGGAAGCCGGTTTCGCTCCACCGGTCCCACGTCATCGATCCGGAAGCACCCGGCTCCGTGCACGCGGTTTCAGCCGTGGCCGCAATAGAGGTGGACCGCCAGCTGAAACGGATTCAGTCCTGGCTCCGCCGCTCCCCCGCGCTTCCCCCGGAAGACCTCGAGGTCTCCACGGTGCACGAGGCCCGCACCTACGCCACGCACGAAGAGATCCTCCAGCTGCGGGAAGAGCTGTGGCATCTGGCCCAACGCTTCGAAGGCCGCTGGGAGAACCCGGAACAGCGCCCCGAAGGAGCGGTTCCGGTCCGCCTGTTCTCCGTCCTCAACGTGGATCCGGGGCAGGAGTGA
- a CDS encoding acetyl-CoA C-acetyltransferase, translated as MAEAFIIDAVRTPVGKRKGGLSTIHPADLAAHVIAETVRRAGIDSEEYDEVILGAIDQVGPQAMDIARTSWLAAGLSERVPGTTVERQCGSGQQAVSYAAQAVMSGTSDLVIAGGVQSMSSVPLSFANSAAKELGFPNPFAGSVGWEKRYGNQQISQFVGAEMMVKQWGLTRGEMEDFAVESHLRAIAAQAEGRFDREILPMNGVTADEGPRDPDRAKIATLAPLAEGGHLTAATSSQISDAAAVLLVASEDAVRRYGLKPRARIHSISARGDDPVMMLSAPIEATRHALKRTGMSIEDMDLLEINEAFASVVLAWQRELGVDMGKVNVNGGGIALGHPIGATGARIMTTLLHELERTGGRYGLQTMCEGGGQANVTIIERLDEGFRL; from the coding sequence ATGGCTGAAGCGTTCATCATCGACGCCGTCCGCACTCCCGTCGGCAAGCGCAAGGGTGGGCTGAGCACCATCCACCCCGCTGACCTTGCAGCCCACGTGATTGCCGAAACGGTCCGGCGTGCAGGGATCGACTCCGAGGAATATGACGAGGTCATCCTTGGTGCCATTGACCAGGTGGGACCGCAGGCCATGGATATTGCCCGCACCTCCTGGCTCGCGGCAGGGCTGTCCGAACGGGTTCCCGGCACCACTGTGGAGCGTCAGTGCGGCTCCGGCCAGCAGGCCGTGTCCTATGCGGCGCAGGCCGTCATGAGCGGTACCAGCGACTTGGTGATTGCCGGCGGCGTGCAGAGCATGTCCTCCGTCCCGCTGTCCTTCGCCAATTCCGCGGCTAAGGAACTGGGCTTCCCGAACCCGTTTGCAGGCTCTGTGGGCTGGGAGAAGCGCTATGGAAACCAGCAGATTTCGCAGTTCGTCGGCGCGGAAATGATGGTGAAGCAGTGGGGGCTGACCCGCGGGGAGATGGAGGACTTCGCCGTCGAATCCCACCTCCGCGCCATCGCCGCCCAGGCCGAAGGCCGCTTTGACCGCGAAATCCTGCCTATGAACGGTGTGACAGCCGACGAGGGTCCCCGGGATCCGGACCGGGCGAAGATTGCCACCCTGGCGCCGCTGGCCGAGGGCGGGCACCTCACCGCCGCCACCTCGTCGCAGATTTCCGACGCCGCCGCCGTCCTGCTGGTCGCTTCCGAGGACGCGGTGCGCCGTTACGGGCTGAAGCCCCGCGCCCGGATCCATTCCATTTCCGCCCGCGGAGATGATCCGGTCATGATGCTCAGCGCACCCATCGAGGCAACCCGGCATGCGCTGAAGCGCACCGGTATGAGCATCGAGGACATGGACCTGCTCGAAATCAACGAGGCCTTCGCCTCAGTGGTGCTCGCCTGGCAGCGTGAACTCGGGGTGGATATGGGCAAGGTCAACGTCAACGGCGGCGGCATCGCCCTGGGCCACCCCATCGGGGCCACCGGTGCCCGGATCATGACCACCCTGCTGCACGAACTCGAGCGCACCGGCGGCCGCTACGGCCTGCAGACCATGTGCGAGGGCGGCGGCCAGGCGAACGTAACCATCATCGAGCGGCTGGACGAAGGCTTCCGGCTGTAG
- a CDS encoding YybH family protein, with translation MDTPTPARSLSENDVLEAAARLVAAFARTDTAEYFAAFAPDATFVFHTEPARLESRAEYEALWAFWLADGWSVTACESTDAHVQVYGTSAVFSHTVLTTAGTPGATETTRERETIVFTRSGDQILAVHEHLSPVPDPGFSLEPADAGAAAVADAGADAGATPVVVVA, from the coding sequence ATGGATACCCCCACTCCGGCCCGGTCCCTGTCCGAAAACGACGTCCTCGAAGCAGCGGCACGCCTGGTCGCCGCCTTTGCGCGCACGGACACGGCCGAGTACTTCGCCGCGTTCGCTCCGGACGCAACCTTTGTCTTCCACACGGAACCGGCCCGGCTGGAAAGCCGGGCCGAATACGAGGCGCTCTGGGCATTCTGGCTCGCCGACGGCTGGTCCGTCACGGCGTGTGAGAGTACCGATGCGCATGTGCAGGTGTACGGCACCAGTGCGGTGTTCAGCCACACGGTGCTGACAACGGCAGGCACTCCCGGTGCCACGGAGACCACCCGGGAACGGGAAACGATCGTCTTCACCCGGTCCGGGGATCAAATCCTGGCAGTCCACGAGCATCTTTCCCCGGTGCCGGACCCCGGCTTCAGTCTCGAGCCGGCCGATGCGGGTGCCGCCGCCGTTGCCGATGCGGGTGCCGACGCCGGCGCCACGCCCGTCGTCGTCGTCGCCTAA
- a CDS encoding purine-cytosine permease family protein produces MSAAAQPSAWTRLSRRLDKDAEGYGPLRGTLGVGRIGMIWLAANLVVTTLLTGTLFVPGVSWPMALGMIVLGTLIGGAVLVLVGNMGTRTGLPTMSLTKGSFGLRGSFLPVAANVVILMGWSWVQAMLAGVTVNFLVERASGFSSPVLFSVLCQLLVVALAIFGHKGIARVEPWLALVILAIMAYVFTVAFREFPVSDFAAIPRDAEAGMSAISVLDVVIATAISWTVLSAEFNRLAKSQTAGVAGSAVGYVVSTVLAMALGATAIGYVVLDGGEAVGFDPALIVGIFGAPLAVVIFLSVMATNTMVVYGMVSSVVNMVPSRRIRFLPTALVLGAVSILGSTWLGLLDSFTSFLTVIGALFIPVFAVMIADYYVVQKRSYSADILRGDGGRYWFRSGVNAAALAAWLVGAGASVLLTYVLPSPLGATIPTFAVTFVLYLGWCAVTGRVVSGRPQSLHLSETAPAAAAGGAV; encoded by the coding sequence ATGTCCGCAGCCGCGCAGCCGTCCGCCTGGACCCGTCTGTCCCGCCGCCTCGATAAGGACGCCGAGGGCTACGGGCCGCTCCGCGGCACCCTCGGCGTCGGGCGCATCGGCATGATCTGGCTGGCCGCCAACCTGGTGGTCACCACCCTGCTCACCGGAACCCTCTTCGTTCCCGGCGTCAGCTGGCCCATGGCCCTGGGCATGATCGTCCTGGGCACCCTCATCGGCGGCGCCGTGCTGGTGCTGGTGGGCAACATGGGCACCCGCACCGGCCTGCCCACCATGTCCCTGACCAAGGGGTCCTTCGGACTGCGCGGCTCGTTCCTGCCCGTGGCCGCGAATGTGGTCATCCTCATGGGCTGGAGCTGGGTGCAGGCAATGCTTGCCGGGGTGACCGTGAATTTCCTGGTGGAACGCGCCAGCGGGTTCTCCAGCCCCGTCCTCTTCTCCGTGCTCTGCCAGCTGCTGGTGGTGGCCCTGGCCATCTTCGGCCATAAGGGCATCGCCCGGGTAGAGCCCTGGCTGGCGCTGGTCATCCTGGCCATCATGGCCTACGTTTTCACGGTCGCGTTCCGGGAATTCCCGGTGTCGGACTTCGCCGCCATTCCCCGGGACGCCGAGGCCGGGATGTCCGCGATCTCGGTGCTCGACGTCGTCATTGCCACGGCCATCTCCTGGACCGTCCTTTCCGCCGAGTTCAACCGGCTGGCGAAGTCGCAGACCGCCGGTGTGGCCGGCTCGGCCGTCGGCTACGTGGTCTCGACGGTTCTGGCCATGGCGCTGGGCGCCACCGCCATCGGCTATGTGGTGCTCGACGGCGGCGAGGCGGTGGGCTTCGATCCGGCCCTGATCGTGGGGATCTTCGGTGCACCGCTGGCCGTGGTGATTTTCCTGTCCGTGATGGCCACCAACACCATGGTGGTGTACGGCATGGTCTCCTCGGTGGTGAACATGGTGCCGTCCCGGCGGATCCGCTTCCTGCCCACGGCCCTCGTACTGGGTGCCGTGTCCATCCTCGGTTCCACCTGGCTGGGCCTGCTGGACAGCTTCACCTCCTTCCTGACCGTCATCGGCGCCCTGTTCATCCCCGTCTTCGCGGTGATGATCGCTGACTATTACGTAGTGCAGAAGCGTTCGTACAGCGCGGACATCCTGCGCGGCGACGGGGGCCGGTACTGGTTCCGGAGCGGTGTCAACGCGGCGGCGCTGGCGGCCTGGCTGGTGGGTGCAGGTGCCTCCGTGCTGCTGACCTATGTGCTGCCCAGTCCGCTCGGAGCCACCATCCCCACCTTCGCGGTTACCTTTGTGCTCTACCTCGGCTGGTGTGCGGTGACCGGTCGCGTGGTTTCGGGCCGGCCGCAGTCCCTGCACCTGAGCGAGACCGCCCCGGCAGCCGCAGCCGGCGGAGCGGTCTAG
- a CDS encoding cyclase family protein yields MQVVDLSHPVSTGMQVFPGDPSVELRSAATVAADGFAVAQLHLGSHSGTHLDAPLHTVQGGAAVDAMPLESLMGPARIVTLPEPAANAVLRWEDVSGQLENLLPGTIVLFSTGWSRHFDTPAYLEHPTFDAGIAERLVAAGVRLVGVDTLNPDPTPGPADPGQSQGGPFLPFHDVFLGAGGGIVENLTRLDAVPVPEPWFSALPLRLEGLDGSPVRAVAFRP; encoded by the coding sequence ATGCAGGTTGTTGACCTCAGCCATCCGGTCAGCACCGGAATGCAGGTGTTCCCGGGCGACCCGTCCGTGGAACTGCGCAGCGCCGCCACGGTGGCTGCGGACGGCTTCGCCGTGGCGCAGCTGCACCTGGGCAGCCACTCCGGAACCCATCTGGATGCGCCGCTGCACACCGTGCAGGGCGGCGCGGCAGTCGACGCGATGCCGCTGGAGTCCCTGATGGGTCCGGCGCGGATTGTTACTCTGCCCGAGCCTGCCGCCAATGCCGTCCTCCGCTGGGAAGACGTGAGCGGACAGCTGGAAAACCTGCTGCCCGGAACCATCGTGCTGTTCTCCACGGGCTGGTCCCGGCACTTCGATACGCCCGCCTACCTGGAGCATCCGACCTTCGATGCCGGGATCGCCGAGCGTCTGGTGGCGGCCGGGGTACGGCTGGTGGGCGTCGATACCCTCAACCCGGATCCGACACCCGGACCGGCGGACCCAGGGCAGTCCCAGGGCGGACCGTTCCTGCCGTTCCACGATGTGTTTCTGGGTGCCGGAGGCGGGATTGTCGAGAACCTGACTCGCCTGGACGCGGTGCCGGTGCCGGAACCGTGGTTCTCGGCGCTGCCCCTGCGGCTGGAGGGACTGGACGGCTCGCCGGTACGCGCCGTGGCGTTTAGGCCCTGA
- a CDS encoding DUF695 domain-containing protein, translating into MGLFTRRDSPSVHPITGFWQWWASEGSARFTAAADSGEWGSLSAEMGEQLAAVHPDLAWDTGAGRRARHLLAVSSDGDAVLRRIAEQWLRAAPAADDAWEFAAARQPVPGVSGQALMIDGYRLDAGDVRFRISKDPGGQRLNLEVHHPVFPDLPEGVPLQVSFLILDWILGEDGVERWVGAVDTSTNGATATATASDLAAAAKALADRERGGTWVLMEALTPAGERVMAKARRPLRWIDYPMFDLHTEVRLTYSDYQDDGLPTQASLDFLRRAEDGISAALGTRGILVAQETAAGTRVLHYYSDSEDQNSGAVIETAARAAGGDTRHLPDPGWKHMRKFS; encoded by the coding sequence ATGGGGCTCTTCACACGCAGGGATTCTCCGTCGGTACACCCGATCACGGGGTTTTGGCAGTGGTGGGCCTCAGAGGGATCTGCGCGGTTCACCGCGGCGGCGGACAGCGGAGAATGGGGCAGTCTTTCCGCTGAGATGGGCGAACAACTGGCTGCCGTCCATCCCGATCTGGCCTGGGACACCGGCGCCGGACGGAGAGCCCGCCATCTGCTGGCCGTCAGTTCCGACGGGGATGCGGTTCTGCGCCGGATTGCGGAACAGTGGCTCCGTGCGGCTCCGGCGGCAGACGACGCGTGGGAATTCGCGGCCGCCCGGCAACCCGTTCCCGGTGTCAGCGGCCAGGCCCTCATGATCGACGGTTATCGCCTGGATGCCGGTGATGTCCGTTTCCGTATTTCGAAGGATCCCGGCGGGCAACGGCTCAACCTCGAGGTGCATCATCCGGTGTTCCCTGACCTGCCCGAAGGCGTCCCGCTGCAGGTCTCCTTCCTGATCCTCGACTGGATTCTCGGTGAGGACGGAGTGGAACGATGGGTGGGTGCCGTCGATACAAGCACCAACGGAGCAACCGCAACGGCCACCGCGTCCGATCTTGCTGCAGCGGCCAAGGCTCTCGCGGACCGGGAACGAGGCGGAACCTGGGTCCTGATGGAGGCCTTGACGCCCGCAGGGGAACGGGTCATGGCCAAAGCCCGACGGCCGCTGCGCTGGATCGATTACCCGATGTTCGACCTCCACACCGAGGTGCGCCTCACCTACAGCGATTACCAGGACGACGGCCTGCCCACGCAGGCATCCCTGGACTTCCTCCGCCGAGCCGAGGACGGGATCTCTGCCGCACTCGGAACCCGCGGGATCCTGGTGGCCCAGGAGACGGCAGCCGGCACGCGCGTGCTGCACTATTACTCCGACTCCGAGGACCAAAACAGCGGCGCGGTAATCGAGACTGCGGCCCGTGCTGCCGGCGGGGACACCCGGCACCTCCCCGACCCGGGCTGGAAGCACATGCGGAAATTCTCCTGA
- a CDS encoding V-type ATP synthase subunit D — protein MSGFRSGGSRAERSEVQRRLATARRGAELLDRKQRILQAAIDGLQEQADAGIRAWETAARTAAVWLQRSTGLDGADRLLEAAPPDPAVAVVQWGGAMGISYPESASCTVPPAPPPGGSSALAYTAAAHRTALEAAVSAAAGQRALLLVSEELAATRTRQRAVENRWIPRLEEQLTAIERRIAEQELEESLRLRWAAGLM, from the coding sequence GTGAGCGGGTTCCGGTCCGGCGGCAGCCGGGCCGAGCGGTCCGAAGTGCAGCGGCGGCTCGCCACGGCCCGGCGCGGAGCCGAGCTGCTGGACCGGAAGCAGCGCATCCTGCAGGCGGCCATCGACGGACTGCAGGAGCAGGCTGATGCCGGCATCCGTGCCTGGGAGACCGCGGCCCGGACGGCAGCGGTGTGGCTGCAGCGCAGCACCGGGCTGGACGGTGCGGACCGGCTGCTGGAGGCCGCGCCGCCGGACCCTGCCGTCGCCGTCGTGCAGTGGGGCGGGGCCATGGGAATCTCCTATCCCGAGTCTGCGTCCTGCACGGTGCCGCCAGCCCCGCCGCCGGGAGGCAGTTCCGCCCTGGCGTATACGGCAGCCGCACACCGGACGGCACTGGAGGCCGCCGTGTCCGCTGCGGCCGGGCAGCGGGCCCTGCTGCTGGTATCGGAGGAACTCGCCGCCACACGCACCCGGCAGCGGGCCGTGGAGAACCGGTGGATCCCCCGGTTGGAGGAACAGCTGACCGCCATCGAACGCCGGATTGCCGAACAGGAACTGGAGGAGAGCCTGCGGCTGCGCTGGGCCGCCGGGCTGATGTGA